In the genome of Curtobacterium sp. MCLR17_036, the window GCAGGTAGCCGGCGACGAGGTTCTCCGCGCGCAGCACCGGCTCGCGGTCCAGCGTGGCCGCCGGGGCGGCGGTCGGACTGGAGGCACTGCTCGCGTTCGTGGGGTCCGTTGCGTCCGTCATCGGGTCGCCTCCTGCTCGTCTTCTTCCTTGACTTCCTCGGCCAGCTCCTCGAAGGTCTCCTCGGTGAGGAGCGAGTCGTCGCCCAGGTCGGTGTCGTGGTGGGCGCCCAGGTACGCGTCGATGACGGCCTGGTCGTCCATCACCGTGTCCGCCGGGCCCTCGGCGACGACCTTGCCCTCGGCCATCACGACCACCCAGTCCGAGATGTGCCGGACCATGTGCATGTCGTGCTCGACGAACAGCACGGTCATGCCGTCGTCGCGCAGGGACTGGATGTGCCCGAGCAGCGACTGGGTGAGCGCGGGGTTCACGCCGGCCATCGGCTCGTCGAGCATGATCATCGTCGGGTCGGACATGAGCGCGCGGGCCATCTCGAGCAGCTTGCGCTGCCCGCCGGACAGCGAGCCGGCGTAGTCGTCCTTCTTCGTGTCGAGCTTGAAGCGGGCGAGCAGGTCCTCGGCCTTCGCGGTGATCTCGCGCTCGCGCTTCGCCCACACCGGCTTGACCAGGGCGGCGAAGAAGTTCTCACCGGGCTGGTCGCGGGCACCGAGCAGCATGTTCTGCATCACGGTGAGCCGGGACAGCGCCTTCGTCAGCTGGAAGGTGCGGACCATGCCCTTGTTCGCGATGTGCGTCGCGCTCGTCTTCTGCAGCGTGGCGCCGTCGAACCGCGTCTTCGCGCCGGCGCTCGGCTTGTCGAAGCCGGTGAGCAGGTTGAAGAACGTCGTCTTGCCGGCGCCGTTCGGGCCGATGAGCGCCGTGATGGACCCGCGCTGGACCTCGAGGTGGTCGACGTCGACCGCGGTCATGCCGCCGAAGTGCCGGGTGACGCCGTCGACGGTCAGGATGGGGTCGGCCTTGGGGTGGTCGTAGGTCTCAGACACTGAACGTCAGCTCCTTCTTGTTGCCGAGCAGGCCCTGTGGACGGAACACGATGAGCAGCATGAGCGCGACGCCGACGAGCACGTACGAGAACTGCTCGGCCTGCTGCGCGTTCATGATCGAGTCGGGGATGAAGTCGCCGGCGAGGGTGCGGATGAAGAGCCGGACGACGAAGAACAGCACCGCGCCGAGCACCGGTCCGAACACCGTCGCCGCGCCGCCGAGGATGAGCGCCGTCCAGATGAAGAACGTCATCGAGCGGCCCATGGCGTCCGGTTGCACGGAACTCGGCAGGACGTAGATGATGCCCGCGATCGCGCCGAGCGCACCGCCGAACACGAGCGCCTGCATCTTGTACGAGTAGACGTTCTTGCCGAGCGAGCGGACGGCGTCCTCGTCCTCGCGGATGGCCTTCACCACGCGGCCCCACGGGCTGCGCATGAGCAGGAAGAGCACCAGGGTGAACAGGGCGACCATCGCCCAGGCGGCGATGCGGATCCACCAGCCGTTGACGCCGTTGTTCGCGTACGTGAACCACAGGATCGTGGTGGTGCCGTCGGGCAGCGGGCTGAGCGCGGTGAACGGGTCGCGGTAGCTCGAGCCGGTGATGCCGTTCGAGCCGCCGGTGGTCGTGGTGAGCAGGCTCGAGCGGCCCACCATGCGGATGATCTCGGCGCCGGAGATCGTGACGATCGCCAGGTAGTCGCCGCGCAACCGCAGGGTCGGGATGCCGAGGATGATCGCGAACACGATGGCGACGAGCAGGGCGACGAGCACCGCCATGACGAACGGCAGCCCGTTCGTGATCGAGATCGCGAATCCGTAGGCCCCGAGCAGCAGGAACGCCGCCTGGCCCATGTTCACGAGCCCGGTGAGGCCGAAGTGCACGTTCAGGCCGATCGCGGCCAGTGCGAACGCCGCCGTGGTCGGGGCGAGTGCCTCCTGTGTGAGCGAGGACAGCAGGTTGAGGATGTAGTCCATGCGCGTGCTCCCTTAGCCGATCCGCTCGGCGCGGCCGAAGATGCCCTGCGGTCGGAACAGCAGGATGAGGATGAGGATGACGAGGGCGGTGGCGTACTTGAAGTCACCGGGGAGCACCAGGTTCGTGAGCTCGACGACGATGCCGATGATCATCGACCCGACGAGTGCGCCGTAGGCCGTGCCGAGACCGCCGAGCGTGACCGAGGCGAACATGAGCAGCAGCAGCTGGAGGCCCGTCTGCCAGTTCACGCCGTTCAGCACGAGGCCGAGCATCACGCCGGACAGACCGGCGAGGCCCGCGGCGAGCGTCCACACGAAGCGGATCACCCGGTCGACGTCGATGCCGGACGCCGCGGCGAGCGCCGGGTTGTCCGAGACGGCGCGGGTGGCACGGCCGAAGCGGGTCTTCGCCAGGAAGAGCCCGGTCGCGACGAGCACCACGAGCGCGATGCCCATCGCGACGTAGGACTGCACGGTGAGCGTGACCCCGGCGAACCGGATGGTCTCGGGGTTGCCCTGCTGGATGCGGACCGTCGAGGCGCCGAAGAAGTACTGGAACGCGTACTGGGCGGCGATCGACAGACCGATCGTCACGATCATGAGCTGCGTCAGGCTGATCCGCTTGCGGCGCAGGGGCTTCCAGATCGCGGCGTCCTGCAGGTACCCGGTCGCGGCGCACAGCAGGGTGACGACGATGCCGGTGAGCCAGATGTTCCACCCGAGCTGGTTCGCGAAGACGTAGGCCAGCAGCCCGCCGAGGGTGACCTGCTCGCCGTGCGAGAAGCTCGACAGGCCCGTGGTGCCGTAGATGAGCGAGAGGCCGATCGACGCCAGCGCGATGAGCAGCCCGAGCCGGAGGCCGGACACCAGCTGCTGCCAGGCCCGTTCCGGTGTGACGCTCGAGGTGTCGGTCGACGTCGTCGCGCCCTGCTGGTCGGACAGCTGGAAGATCTGTCCCACGTTGGCGTTCAGCGTGGCCTGGACCGTGCGCTCGGCGTCGGCGGCGTTCGTCAGGTACTGCCCCTTCGGCAGCGTGTCCTGGTCGACGCTCACCGTGTACTTGCCGGCCTCGTCGACCCGGACCGACCAGCGGCCGTCGGTGTTCGTCGTGGCGGTCTCGGCGAAGCCGCCGGGACCGGCGACGTCGACCGCGACGCCCTCGGCCGGCTTCCGCTCGGAGTCGGTGATGGTGCCCTGGATGCAGCCGTTGGTCGGGCTGACGGTGCAGGGCTGGGTGCTGGACGGTGCGCTGGACGAGGACGGACTGCTGGTCGCCGCGTCGGCCGTGGGCGTCAGTGCCCAGTCGACCGCGAAGGTGGCGAGGAAGGCGAGGAAGAGCACGGCGGCGAGGACCAGGCGGTTGCGGCCTGGAGCCCCGCGGCGGAGTCGGCGGTGCAGCGCTGACCCCGGCGGAGTGATGGAACCCACGGATGAGCCTCTCGTTCGGATAGTCGAGGACCCTAGGCATTTTTTGTGTCCCCCGTGTTTCCAGCGTGTCTCGCGCAGGAATCGTGGCGCATTCGTGACCAGGGGCTGCGCGATCCGCATGAATCCGCCCGTCCGGCCGGTACAGCGCCCCACGGAGGCCCCCGCCGGAATGGGCGGGGACACGCGCGCGTTACCATGGTCCATCCGGAGCCCGCAGCCGTGTTCCCGGTGTCTGCAACCACTTCAGGTGCCCCGCGGCACCCAGCCCACGAAGGGGACTCATGGACCAGCCGGATCCGTTCGGATTCATCGGACTCACGTACGACGACGTCATGCTCCTGCCCGGGCACACCGACGTCATCCCGAGCGAGGCGTCCACGACGTCCCGGCTCACCAAGCGCATCGAGGTGCACGTCCCGCTGCTCTCCGCCGCGATGGACACCGTCACCGAGGCGCGCATGGCCATCGCCATGGCGCGGCAGGGCGGCATCGGCATCCTGCACCGCAACATGTCCATCGAGGACCAGGCAGCGTACGTCGACAAGGTCAAGCGCTCCGAGTCGGGCATGATCACGAACCCCGTGACGACCACCCCGGACGCCACCGTCGCCGACGTCGACGCGCTCTGCGGGCAGTTCCGGGTCTCCGGCCTGCCGGTCGTCGAGCCGGACGGCACCCTCGTCGGGATCATCACGAACCGCGACATGCGCTTCGTCGCCCCCTTCGAGATGGCGACCACGCTCGTCCGCGACGTCATGACGAAGGCACCGCTCATCACCGCGCTCGAGGGCATCGACCCGGAAGAGGCCGTGGCGATCTTCGCGCAGCACAAGATCGAGAAGCTCCCCCTGGTCGACGCCGACGGCAAGCTCCGCGGGCTCATCACCGTCAAGGACTTCGACAAGAGCGAGAAGTACCCGGACGCCACCAAGGACGACGAGGGCCGCCTGCGCGTGGGCGCCGCGATCGGCTTCTTCGGCGACGCCTGGCAGCGTGCCGAGGCACTGCTCGAGGCCGGGGTGGACGTCCTGGTCGTCGACACCGCCAACGGCGAGAGCGAGGGCGTGCTCGACATGGTGCGCCGCCTCAAGGCCGACGAGCGCTTCGCGGGCGTCGACGTCATCGGCGGCAACGTCGCGACGCGTCAGGGCGCGCAGGCGCTCATCGACGCCGGCGTCGACGCGGTCAAGGTCGGCGTGGGCCCCGGCTCGATCTGCACCACGCGCGTCGTCGCCGGTGTCGGCGTGCCGCAGGTGACCGCCGTGTACGAGGCGTCGCTCGCCGCGCGCGAGGCCGGCGTCCCGGTCATCGCCGACGGCGGCCTGCAGTACTCCGGCGACATCGCGAAGGCCCTGGTGGCCGGTGCCGACACCGTGATGCTCGGCTCGCTCCTGGCCGGCACCGACGAGTCCCCTGGCGACCTGGTGTTCGTCGGCGGCAAGCAGTACAAGGCCTACCGCGGCATGGGGTCGCTCGGCGCGCTGCAGACCCGCGGCGAGAAGACCTCGTACTCGAAGGACCGCTACTTCCAGGCCGACGTGCCCTCTGACGAGAAGCTCATCCCCGAGGGCATCGAGGGGCAGGTGCCCTACCGCGGCTCGGTCGCGAACGCGGTCTACCAGCTCGTCGGCGGTCTGCGGCAGTCGATGTTCTACGTCGGCGGCCGCACCGTGCCGGAGCTCAAGGCCCGAGGCAAGTTCGTCCGCATCACCGCCGCCGGGCTCAAGGAGTCGCACCCGCACGACGTGAAGATGGTCGTCGAGGCACCGAACTACCGCGGCTAGTCCGCAGGTCCCCGTGCGAGCGGCAGGCCACCACGATCCGGTCGTGGGGGCCTGCCGCTCGCTTCGTTCCGG includes:
- a CDS encoding branched-chain amino acid ABC transporter permease: MGSITPPGSALHRRLRRGAPGRNRLVLAAVLFLAFLATFAVDWALTPTADAATSSPSSSSAPSSTQPCTVSPTNGCIQGTITDSERKPAEGVAVDVAGPGGFAETATTNTDGRWSVRVDEAGKYTVSVDQDTLPKGQYLTNAADAERTVQATLNANVGQIFQLSDQQGATTSTDTSSVTPERAWQQLVSGLRLGLLIALASIGLSLIYGTTGLSSFSHGEQVTLGGLLAYVFANQLGWNIWLTGIVVTLLCAATGYLQDAAIWKPLRRKRISLTQLMIVTIGLSIAAQYAFQYFFGASTVRIQQGNPETIRFAGVTLTVQSYVAMGIALVVLVATGLFLAKTRFGRATRAVSDNPALAAASGIDVDRVIRFVWTLAAGLAGLSGVMLGLVLNGVNWQTGLQLLLLMFASVTLGGLGTAYGALVGSMIIGIVVELTNLVLPGDFKYATALVILILILLFRPQGIFGRAERIG
- a CDS encoding branched-chain amino acid ABC transporter permease, yielding MDYILNLLSSLTQEALAPTTAAFALAAIGLNVHFGLTGLVNMGQAAFLLLGAYGFAISITNGLPFVMAVLVALLVAIVFAIILGIPTLRLRGDYLAIVTISGAEIIRMVGRSSLLTTTTGGSNGITGSSYRDPFTALSPLPDGTTTILWFTYANNGVNGWWIRIAAWAMVALFTLVLFLLMRSPWGRVVKAIREDEDAVRSLGKNVYSYKMQALVFGGALGAIAGIIYVLPSSVQPDAMGRSMTFFIWTALILGGAATVFGPVLGAVLFFVVRLFIRTLAGDFIPDSIMNAQQAEQFSYVLVGVALMLLIVFRPQGLLGNKKELTFSV
- a CDS encoding ABC transporter ATP-binding protein yields the protein MSETYDHPKADPILTVDGVTRHFGGMTAVDVDHLEVQRGSITALIGPNGAGKTTFFNLLTGFDKPSAGAKTRFDGATLQKTSATHIANKGMVRTFQLTKALSRLTVMQNMLLGARDQPGENFFAALVKPVWAKREREITAKAEDLLARFKLDTKKDDYAGSLSGGQRKLLEMARALMSDPTMIMLDEPMAGVNPALTQSLLGHIQSLRDDGMTVLFVEHDMHMVRHISDWVVVMAEGKVVAEGPADTVMDDQAVIDAYLGAHHDTDLGDDSLLTEETFEELAEEVKEEDEQEATR
- the guaB gene encoding IMP dehydrogenase codes for the protein MDQPDPFGFIGLTYDDVMLLPGHTDVIPSEASTTSRLTKRIEVHVPLLSAAMDTVTEARMAIAMARQGGIGILHRNMSIEDQAAYVDKVKRSESGMITNPVTTTPDATVADVDALCGQFRVSGLPVVEPDGTLVGIITNRDMRFVAPFEMATTLVRDVMTKAPLITALEGIDPEEAVAIFAQHKIEKLPLVDADGKLRGLITVKDFDKSEKYPDATKDDEGRLRVGAAIGFFGDAWQRAEALLEAGVDVLVVDTANGESEGVLDMVRRLKADERFAGVDVIGGNVATRQGAQALIDAGVDAVKVGVGPGSICTTRVVAGVGVPQVTAVYEASLAAREAGVPVIADGGLQYSGDIAKALVAGADTVMLGSLLAGTDESPGDLVFVGGKQYKAYRGMGSLGALQTRGEKTSYSKDRYFQADVPSDEKLIPEGIEGQVPYRGSVANAVYQLVGGLRQSMFYVGGRTVPELKARGKFVRITAAGLKESHPHDVKMVVEAPNYRG